A single region of the Nicotiana sylvestris chromosome 6, ASM39365v2, whole genome shotgun sequence genome encodes:
- the LOC138871206 gene encoding uncharacterized protein, protein MIQHPDKNFNDPIPARIHSQPTYCAHVEEETNGKPWFHDIKEYLAKGEYPDHANHTQKHTLRRLSNNFFHNGRNLYRRTPDLGLLRCIDAKRAYKLLEEIHAGTCGPHMNGFVLAKKILRASYFLMTMETNYIQYVRKCYQCQVHVDMIKVPPNEINATSSP, encoded by the coding sequence atgatacagcatcctGACAAGAACTTCAATGATCCCATCCCAGCAAGGATCCATAGCCAGCCGAcgtattgtgcccatgttgaagaagaaacaaatggtaagccttggtttcacgatatcaaagaatatttggcaaaaggagaatatccggaCCATGCTAATCATACTCAGAAGCATAcgcttcggaggttgtccaataatttcttCCACAATGGAAGAAACttatatagaagaactcctgatttgggattactaaggtgtatCGATGCAAAAAGAGCTTataagctacttgaggagatacatgctgggacctgtggcccgcatatgaatggttttgtcttggcaaagaagatacttagggccagTTATTTTTtgatgaccatggagacaaatTACATCCAGTATGTCAGAAAATGCTACCAATGCCAAGTACATgtcgatatgataaaagtgccgccaaatgagattaatgcaacaagctcaccatag